CGTGCGCAACGCCGCCTCCGACGACGAAGCGGGCGAACCCGCCGTCGCAGTCAACGGCAATGCGCTGCAGATCGTGCGATACATGCGCACGCCGGGTGTGGCGCCGCGGCTGGTGGTGGTGCGGTACAGGATCGCCGAAGGGCGCATCATCCGCTATGCGTCGCCGCCGCTCGCGAACATCGGCGAAGTGCGCCGCGCGCTCGGCGGGTCGGAGAACGGAGACTGGAATTCGGTGCCGTTGATCGGCGGCGTCGGCGCGATTTCCGCGCGGATGTACGTGCCGAAAGTCGGCTGGACGACGCAGATGAAAGACGTGCAGGCGGCGATCACGGAGAACGACAATAATCTGAAGGTGCCTCAGCTCGGCAATGCGCCGCTGCCGAGGTCGGTGACGGGGCTCGAGGTGAGCATCGGCGCGAATTCGCTCGCGCGGCCCGTGACGCGGGTTTTTCTCGTGGGAGAGTGAGATCTGATCATGCGCTTTCGCCCTGCCCGTTCCCGTTCGACGCGTTCCGCGCAACGCGGCGCCGCGATCATCAGCGCGCTGCTGGTCGTCGCGCTGTCGGCGATTCTCGTCTCGGGCATGTTGTGGCGGCAGCAGGTGCAGATCCGGCGCATCGAAAACCAGCGGCTGCTCGCGCAGGCGCATTGGGTGTCGCGCGGCGCGCTCGACTGGACGCGGCTGATTCTGCGCTCGGAAGGCGATACGTCGGCGGGGATCACGTATCTCGGCGGTGTCTGGGGCGTGCCGATTGCGCGGACGCGGCTGTCGGACTTTCTCGGCCAGATCGGCGAAGTCCGCGCGCAGGAAGGCGCGGCTACCTACATCTCCGGTTCCATCGAGGACGCGCAGGCCAAGTTCAATCTGCGCAACCTCGTTTCGACGGCCGTCCCCGGCGCGCTGACGCTGAATCTCCAGCAGATCGAGGCGTTCCAGCGCCTGCTCCAGCTGCTCGGCATCAACGGACAGCTCGCGAAAAACACGGCGTTGCAGTTGCGCGCGGGTCTGCGGCAGTCGGCGACGCGCTTTCAGACGGCCGTCAATCCCGGTACCCCCGTCGATCCCACGCAGCAGGTGCAAGGCGGCGCCGCAGGCGGCGGCAACTACACGAATCAGCCTGGCATCGACGACACCGAAGGGAACGCGCCTGTCGCGCCGCTGCAGATGACGGGCGTCGATTCGTTGCTCGACGTGCCGGGCTTCACACCGGAGACGGTCGCGCGGCTGCGTCCATTCGTGACCGTGCTGCCCACGGCGACGCCCGTCAACATGAACACCGCGCCCGCCGAAGTGGTCGCGGCGGTCGTGCCGGGCATGAGTCTGTCGAGTGCGCAGGCTTTCGTCGCGCGCCGCGAGACGGTGTTCTTTCACAACGTCGGCGACGTGCAGCTCGCACTGCGCGGCTCGGGCGTGCAGCAGCTCGTATTCGATCCGAACCAGCTCGACGTCAATACCAGCTACTTCCTCGTCCACGGACGCGTCGAGCACGAGCGGGCGGAAGTCGATCGCACGACCCTCGTCTATCGCGACGCACTGACGCATACGACGCGTATCGTATGGGGACGAGATCAACTATGAACAACGCATTTTCCCGAGAGAGTGGCCTTTGAGCACGCTGATCGTTCTTCTGCCGCCGCGTGATCCGGCGGTGCCGTCGCAGGAATGGCAACTGCCGGAGCTGCCGTTTCTGCTGCTCGACAAATCGGGGCGCATCCAGCGCGCCGGCCGCTCGGCGCCCGGTCTGCTGCCGCGCGCCACGTCGACCGTGCTGATGCTCGCTGCGCGCGACTGCCTGATGCTCGCCGCGACGGTGCCGCCGCTCAAGGGCCCGCGCTTGCGTCAGGCGTTGCCGAACGTCGTCGAAGATCAACTGATCCAGGATCCGCAGACGACGCACATCGCGCTCGATCCGCAGTCGCTGGACGGCAAACGCCATGTGCTCGCGATCGTCGATCGCGGCTGGTTCCGCTTTATCGTCGAGACGTTCGCGGCGGCGGGCCATCGCAATGTGAAGGCGGTCCCCGTCGCGCGCTGTCTGCCGCAGCCGGTTGCCGCAGCGGTTGCTTCTAACGTGGCCACCACGGCAGTGCACGCGGAAGAAGCTGTCGCTGCAGGCGCCGATGCCCCACCGCCGCCCGAAGAACCGTCCGCCGTCGACATCACGCCTGTCGTTGCCGCCGTGCTCGGCCATGTCGTGTCGTCGACGGCAGCCGTACTCGGCGAAGGCGCCATCGACGCCACGCCGCCTCGCGTCGAACTGGCGCTCGCGCGCGGCCCGCTCGGCGAAGGGCTGGCCGTTCCCGAAGCGGCTGTCGGCGCGACCGTCGCGGCGCTCGCCGGCAATGCGCCCGTCACGCTTTACACGCTCGTCGATATGCCCGGCAGCGAGCCGCGCATGGCGTCGACCGCACAGCCGGGACGGCCGACCATCGCGGGCGCGCTGCCGTTGTCGTTCGAAACGCTGGCGCGCAATGCCATTCAATGCCGCTTCGATCTCGCGCAGTTCGAATTCGCCGTGCAGCCGTGGCGGCTCGATCGCGCGACACTGCGCCGTCTGCGCCTGCCGCTGTGGCTGCTGGTCGGCACGGTGGTGGTCGCGATCATCGGCGCGAATCTGCAGTGGCTGATGCTGTCGCGTCAGCGCGATGCGATCAGCGCGCAGATGACGGAACTGCTGCTCAACACGTTTCCGAAGACGACGGTCGTGCTCGACGCGCCTGACCAGATGGCGCGCCAGTTGCAGCAATTGCGCGTCGCGGCGGGAGAACTGTCGCCGGACGATTTCCTGTCGCTGGCGGATGGCCTTGCTCGCTCGCTCGGGCCGATTCCCGTCAACGGTCTTGCCGCGCTCGACTATCACGACCGGCGCGTCGACGTGACGTTCAAGCCCGAGGTCAAGGTCGACCCGGAGTTTCAGCAGCGTCTGACGCGTAACGGCCTGAACGGCGCGATCGACAGCAACACGGGCAAGTGGACGATCAGGAAAGGACAATGAAAGCAGAACTGTTGAACACGTGGGCCGGCTTCTGGGAAGCGCGCACGGTACGCGAAAAAGGGCTGTTGACGTGGGGCGGCGTGGTGCTCGCGGTGGTCATCGTCTGGTCGGTGCTGTGGGCGCCTGCACAGGAAGGCCGCGCACGGCTGCGCGAATCGATCCCGAGCCTGCAGCGGCAGCTTTCGCAGATGACGGCGGACGCGAATGAAGCGCGTGCGCTGTCGGCGTCGGCACAAGGCGTGGCGCCGACGGGCGGTGCGCTGAAGGACGCGCTGACGGCGTCGCTGAACGATCATGGCCTTGCGGCGACGCAGGTGCAGGTGATCGGCAACGCGGTGCAGATCCAGTTGAAGAACGCGTCGTTCCCCGCGTGGACGCAATGGCTCGACGACGCGCGCAAGCAGTTCAAGGTGCAGGTGTCCGAGGCGCACGTGACGGGGCTCAAGCAGGACGGACAGGTCGATCTGACGGCGTCGCTGCAGCCGGCTGCCATCAAATGACGGCGCTGCCACGGGATCACGCATGAGTTTCTGGATGCGGCGATTGCGCGCCGCGCTGCCCTGGCTCGTCGTCGCGCTGATCGCGAACGTTCTGGTGTTGCTCGTGATGGCGCCCGCCGCGTGGGTCACGCCGCAGTTCGCGA
This genomic interval from Paraburkholderia sabiae contains the following:
- the gspK gene encoding type II secretion system minor pseudopilin GspK, translating into MRFRPARSRSTRSAQRGAAIISALLVVALSAILVSGMLWRQQVQIRRIENQRLLAQAHWVSRGALDWTRLILRSEGDTSAGITYLGGVWGVPIARTRLSDFLGQIGEVRAQEGAATYISGSIEDAQAKFNLRNLVSTAVPGALTLNLQQIEAFQRLLQLLGINGQLAKNTALQLRAGLRQSATRFQTAVNPGTPVDPTQQVQGGAAGGGNYTNQPGIDDTEGNAPVAPLQMTGVDSLLDVPGFTPETVARLRPFVTVLPTATPVNMNTAPAEVVAAVVPGMSLSSAQAFVARRETVFFHNVGDVQLALRGSGVQQLVFDPNQLDVNTSYFLVHGRVEHERAEVDRTTLVYRDALTHTTRIVWGRDQL
- a CDS encoding PulJ/GspJ family protein, which translates into the protein MKRIARSEHEVPRVRRSLLSRKTAGGFTLIELLVAIAILAVIAVLSWRGLDQIIRGRQTITNAMEDERVFAQFFDQVRIDVRNAASDDEAGEPAVAVNGNALQIVRYMRTPGVAPRLVVVRYRIAEGRIIRYASPPLANIGEVRRALGGSENGDWNSVPLIGGVGAISARMYVPKVGWTTQMKDVQAAITENDNNLKVPQLGNAPLPRSVTGLEVSIGANSLARPVTRVFLVGE
- the gspL gene encoding type II secretion system protein GspL, whose amino-acid sequence is MSTLIVLLPPRDPAVPSQEWQLPELPFLLLDKSGRIQRAGRSAPGLLPRATSTVLMLAARDCLMLAATVPPLKGPRLRQALPNVVEDQLIQDPQTTHIALDPQSLDGKRHVLAIVDRGWFRFIVETFAAAGHRNVKAVPVARCLPQPVAAAVASNVATTAVHAEEAVAAGADAPPPPEEPSAVDITPVVAAVLGHVVSSTAAVLGEGAIDATPPRVELALARGPLGEGLAVPEAAVGATVAALAGNAPVTLYTLVDMPGSEPRMASTAQPGRPTIAGALPLSFETLARNAIQCRFDLAQFEFAVQPWRLDRATLRRLRLPLWLLVGTVVVAIIGANLQWLMLSRQRDAISAQMTELLLNTFPKTTVVLDAPDQMARQLQQLRVAAGELSPDDFLSLADGLARSLGPIPVNGLAALDYHDRRVDVTFKPEVKVDPEFQQRLTRNGLNGAIDSNTGKWTIRKGQ
- the gspM gene encoding type II secretion system protein GspM; its protein translation is MKAELLNTWAGFWEARTVREKGLLTWGGVVLAVVIVWSVLWAPAQEGRARLRESIPSLQRQLSQMTADANEARALSASAQGVAPTGGALKDALTASLNDHGLAATQVQVIGNAVQIQLKNASFPAWTQWLDDARKQFKVQVSEAHVTGLKQDGQVDLTASLQPAAIK